The following proteins are encoded in a genomic region of Oscillospiraceae bacterium:
- the ade gene encoding adenine deaminase, which yields MNNTIRKRSINEAAGKQKADKVFKNARAVNVFSGEILKADIAVCGDTIVGVGAYKGETEIDLGGKIVIPGLIDAHLHLESAAARPEETILLCMKSGTLGFIADPHEAANVSGCVGIDYMLDATANLPADVFMMIPSCVPSIPSEDNGGILDAEMMKKYFDNPRVLGLAEVMDIPAVINGDKAMADKLKLFSNRIIDGHAGEKDDKEIAACRVAGIETDHECCDIDSAIRQLRTGFWVLIREGSAAHNLEAIVKGILDKNLPTERFCFCTDDKHIADIKREGHIIANIRKAVALGMDPVTAVKMATINPAACYGLKEIGAIAPGRKANFIVVEDLKDFKIRDVYYHGEHISDTSAKNKQVPTALKKTINIAKVSASQLRLEGSEQKVPVICLVPGQILTEREDVVLPCNDGIFIPDRIYNKVAVFERHKATGKVGVAALKGFGIENGAIASTVAHDSHNLIVAGDNDRDMLLAVSMLIEKQGGYVLVKNGKVINAVGLEIMGLMPMADADFVQNEIARLKKNAHQMGVNADIDPLVTLSFLSLPVIPELRITTRGLYDAVRGMYL from the coding sequence ATGAATAATACAATTCGGAAAAGATCAATCAATGAGGCAGCAGGAAAACAAAAAGCGGACAAGGTATTCAAGAATGCGCGGGCGGTCAACGTTTTTTCCGGCGAGATTCTGAAGGCCGATATCGCGGTTTGCGGTGATACGATTGTGGGCGTCGGTGCTTATAAAGGTGAAACCGAGATTGATCTCGGCGGTAAAATTGTCATCCCGGGGCTGATTGACGCGCATCTGCACCTCGAATCCGCAGCGGCCAGGCCCGAAGAGACCATATTGCTATGTATGAAGAGCGGGACACTCGGGTTTATCGCCGATCCGCATGAAGCCGCAAACGTCTCCGGCTGCGTGGGCATCGACTATATGCTTGACGCGACCGCCAACTTGCCCGCAGACGTGTTTATGATGATCCCATCCTGCGTACCATCCATCCCGTCCGAAGATAACGGCGGTATTCTCGACGCCGAGATGATGAAAAAATATTTCGACAATCCGCGCGTTTTGGGGCTTGCCGAGGTGATGGATATTCCGGCCGTTATCAATGGGGATAAGGCCATGGCCGACAAACTGAAACTGTTTTCGAACCGTATTATTGACGGACATGCCGGGGAAAAGGACGATAAAGAGATTGCCGCCTGCCGGGTGGCGGGCATTGAGACCGACCACGAGTGCTGTGATATCGACTCAGCCATCCGCCAGCTGCGCACGGGTTTTTGGGTGTTGATTCGGGAGGGCAGCGCGGCGCATAATCTCGAGGCAATTGTAAAGGGAATTCTCGATAAGAATCTGCCGACGGAGCGGTTTTGCTTCTGCACGGACGATAAGCACATCGCCGATATCAAGCGCGAAGGCCATATCATCGCCAATATCCGAAAAGCGGTTGCGCTGGGCATGGATCCGGTTACGGCAGTTAAAATGGCTACGATCAATCCTGCGGCCTGTTACGGACTGAAAGAGATCGGCGCAATCGCACCGGGCAGGAAAGCCAATTTTATCGTCGTCGAGGACTTAAAAGATTTTAAAATCCGGGACGTTTATTATCATGGAGAGCACATTTCAGATACCTCAGCGAAAAATAAGCAGGTGCCGACGGCATTGAAAAAGACAATCAATATCGCCAAAGTCAGCGCTTCGCAGCTTCGTCTTGAGGGTTCGGAACAAAAGGTGCCGGTCATTTGCCTCGTTCCGGGTCAGATTCTGACCGAGCGCGAAGATGTCGTTTTGCCTTGTAACGACGGCATTTTTATCCCTGACCGAATTTATAATAAAGTCGCTGTGTTCGAACGGCATAAGGCCACGGGAAAAGTCGGAGTTGCCGCACTAAAAGGCTTTGGCATTGAGAACGGCGCAATCGCCTCGACTGTGGCACACGATTCCCATAACCTGATCGTCGCCGGAGATAATGACCGCGATATGCTGCTTGCGGTATCGATGCTGATCGAGAAGCAGGGCGGGTATGTACTCGTAAAAAACGGCAAAGTCATCAACGCGGTCGGGCTTGAGATTATGGGCCTGATGCCGATGGCAGATGCGGATTTTGTGCAGAATGAAATTGCCCGATTGAAAAAAAACGCCCATCAAATGGGCGTAAATGCGGACATCGATCCGCTGGTGACTTTGTCGTTTTTATCGCTGCCGGTGATCCCCGAATTGCGCATCACCACCAGAGGGCTATACGACGCCGTCCGAGGCATGTATTTGTAG
- a CDS encoding PaaI family thioesterase: MDYLQKAKDFFKADIYAVETTGIEILEAAPNYAKCRLDVTEKHLNAANTVMGGAIFTLADFTFAVAANIGGVMTQSLTSQIAYLNVAKGKTLFAEANCIKDGKSTCYFIVEITDELGTKVASVSATGFRKVCKTM, encoded by the coding sequence ATGGATTATCTGCAAAAAGCCAAGGACTTTTTTAAAGCCGACATCTACGCCGTCGAGACAACCGGCATCGAAATACTCGAGGCCGCACCCAATTATGCCAAATGCCGCCTTGACGTCACAGAAAAACACCTGAACGCGGCAAACACGGTCATGGGCGGTGCGATCTTCACACTGGCCGATTTCACGTTTGCAGTCGCCGCCAATATCGGAGGGGTGATGACTCAGTCGCTGACTTCACAGATCGCCTATCTGAACGTCGCCAAAGGCAAGACCTTGTTCGCAGAAGCGAACTGCATCAAAGACGGCAAGAGCACCTGTTATTTTATTGTCGAGATCACGGACGAGCTGGGCACCAAAGTCGCCTCGGTTTCGGCAACCGGATTCAGAAAAGTTTGTAAAACAATGTAG
- a CDS encoding DNA polymerase IV — MGDRVILHCDCNAFFASVECLHNPQYRDVPMAVAGDEQTRSGIILAKNELAKKSGVVTAETIWQARKKCPGLVLVPPRHGEYHKYYLKINDIYQQYTEQVEPFGVDESWLDVTGSQKLFGSGPDIAETLRKRIKSEIGLTISVGVSFNKIFAKLGSDYKKPDAVTVITRENFRNIVWKLPVDAMIYIGGNAAEALRRIGIRTIGQLALADRELLYKTLGKGGPAACDFANGLDDSPVLPFEHAHEVKSVGNGTTLPHDLSKTQELRNCVTELCELVAGRLRACGMRCTTVNVALKDPQFHTISRQKPTKNPTDITKELIEIAMEIITANYRDGKLIRSITVTAHNLVPCDAKEQLSLFSQADYKREKMHELEETKDRIRKKYGRDALRYANTLDTD, encoded by the coding sequence ATGGGTGATCGGGTGATTCTGCACTGCGACTGCAATGCGTTTTTCGCCTCCGTCGAATGTCTGCACAATCCGCAGTACCGCGACGTTCCCATGGCGGTTGCGGGTGACGAACAAACCCGCTCGGGCATTATTCTGGCAAAAAATGAATTGGCTAAAAAAAGCGGCGTTGTTACGGCCGAGACCATCTGGCAGGCACGAAAAAAATGCCCCGGGCTGGTGCTCGTTCCGCCCAGACACGGAGAATATCACAAATACTATTTGAAAATCAACGACATCTACCAGCAATACACCGAACAGGTCGAACCGTTCGGCGTCGATGAATCGTGGCTTGACGTCACCGGCAGCCAAAAGCTCTTCGGCTCCGGTCCGGATATCGCAGAAACCCTGCGAAAACGGATCAAATCCGAGATTGGGCTGACTATCTCGGTGGGTGTTTCGTTTAATAAGATTTTTGCAAAACTCGGCAGCGATTATAAAAAGCCGGACGCGGTCACGGTGATCACTCGGGAAAATTTTCGCAACATCGTCTGGAAGTTGCCGGTCGATGCTATGATTTATATCGGGGGAAATGCTGCGGAAGCGCTGCGCAGAATCGGCATCCGCACGATCGGACAACTCGCACTGGCTGACCGTGAGTTATTATATAAAACGCTTGGAAAAGGCGGTCCGGCTGCCTGCGACTTTGCCAACGGCCTTGATGACAGCCCCGTGCTTCCGTTTGAACATGCGCACGAGGTCAAATCGGTCGGTAACGGCACCACCCTGCCCCATGATTTATCCAAGACGCAGGAGCTGCGAAACTGCGTTACGGAACTCTGTGAACTGGTCGCCGGACGCCTGCGGGCCTGTGGAATGCGCTGCACAACCGTTAATGTTGCGCTCAAGGATCCGCAGTTTCATACGATCTCCCGGCAAAAACCGACCAAAAACCCCACCGATATTACCAAGGAACTGATCGAGATCGCCATGGAGATCATCACGGCAAATTACCGCGACGGAAAATTGATCCGGTCAATCACCGTGACCGCCCATAATCTCGTCCCCTGTGATGCCAAAGAACAGCTTTCCCTGTTTTCCCAAGCTGATTATAAACGGGAAAAAATGCATGAACTGGAGGAAACAAAAGACCGTATCCGAAAAAAATACGGCCGTGATGCGCTCCGATATGCCAACACCCTCGACACTGATTGA
- a CDS encoding alpha/beta hydrolase, protein MELKKVPTGKLIVHSCLGILAGVTIVPGLALGNLLYNHALNRKYDRINFNNQPSEDSETVPQECPAQNVFVQDSDSEWAEIFETRKEREITSYDGLTLRAYQLGDNSAKRQVIMVHGYGGDHLMYRQLAKHFYKTGFSILMPDLRGHGKSEGNVICMGWKDRLDIIKWIDLLVSENPRCEIVLYGISMGAATVMMTSGEKLPDNVKAIIEDCGYTSAAEQFGYCMKTFFNIVPFPILQYSNLVCRIRGGWGFWQASAVKQLNKNYLPMLFIHGADDDFVPAFMIDKVYAATMGPKEKLIVPGAKHAEACCVDPEGYGRAVEGFLKKYID, encoded by the coding sequence ATGGAATTGAAAAAAGTTCCGACGGGAAAACTGATTGTGCACAGCTGTCTCGGAATTCTGGCAGGCGTTACGATCGTACCGGGTCTGGCGCTCGGAAATTTACTCTATAACCATGCGCTCAACCGTAAATATGACCGCATCAATTTTAATAATCAACCCTCAGAGGATTCTGAGACGGTTCCGCAGGAATGCCCGGCGCAGAATGTGTTTGTGCAAGACTCCGACTCTGAATGGGCTGAGATATTCGAAACGCGCAAAGAACGCGAAATCACCTCTTATGACGGTCTGACGCTGCGCGCTTATCAACTCGGAGACAACAGCGCAAAACGACAGGTGATTATGGTGCACGGCTACGGCGGCGATCATCTGATGTACCGGCAGCTGGCAAAGCACTTTTATAAAACCGGATTCTCCATTTTGATGCCCGACTTGCGCGGACACGGCAAGAGCGAGGGCAATGTGATCTGTATGGGCTGGAAAGACCGGCTCGATATCATCAAATGGATTGATCTGCTGGTCTCGGAAAATCCCCGCTGCGAAATCGTGCTGTACGGGATCAGCATGGGCGCTGCAACCGTGATGATGACCTCCGGCGAAAAACTGCCCGACAACGTCAAGGCAATTATTGAGGACTGCGGCTATACCTCGGCGGCAGAACAGTTCGGCTATTGCATGAAGACGTTCTTCAACATCGTCCCCTTCCCGATTCTGCAATACTCAAATCTCGTCTGCCGAATCCGCGGAGGATGGGGATTTTGGCAGGCCAGCGCCGTCAAACAGTTAAATAAGAATTATCTTCCGATGTTGTTTATCCACGGGGCTGATGACGATTTTGTCCCCGCATTTATGATCGATAAGGTCTATGCCGCAACGATGGGGCCCAAAGAAAAATTGATCGTCCCGGGCGCAAAACACGCCGAAGCCTGCTGCGTCGACCCCGAGGGCTACGGCAGAGCGGTCGAAGGATTTTTGAAAAAATATATTGATTAG
- a CDS encoding DUF4038 domain-containing protein: MYRTHQNQVAEITLQSARTYQGPFNEISLFAVFTAPDGSMKKVSAFWAGSDIWRIRYSSTMIGIHRFVTECSDGGNTGLNGVTGEVEVTPYIGKNPLYLHGAIRKNNGNKYLEHADGTPFFWLGDTWWMAFTTRLDWPDGFKTLTADRVEKGFSVVQIIAGLYPDMEPFDERGANEAGFPWDPEFNAINPAYFDAADKKIQYLIEQGIVPCIVGCWGFFTGFAGVENIRRHWDYLIARWAAYPVVWCLAGEANMAFYDDPDLVSGKITYEQYIQKARREWTELTRHVKENDPFKRLITIHPTQNGHEQLEDETLLDLDMLQTGHAGPLSLLPTIKQVKAAVDRKKMPVIDAEVNYEGICGSSGPDIQRYCFWANVLTGCCGHTYGANGIWQLNSIGKPYGPSPHGATWGDTPWQEAYQLPGSKQVGESKKFLTQFPWHKFERHPEWVKKPCSYTDLDGMFCAGIPGEIRVIFCPFFGGDFWGENTITNIEPNVKYKAMRYYPISGVTEDYGVITPQADGSWTPPRNRWFGDHVIVLQRAD, translated from the coding sequence TTGTACCGGACCCATCAAAATCAAGTCGCAGAAATCACTTTGCAATCCGCGAGAACATATCAAGGCCCTTTTAATGAAATCTCTTTGTTTGCCGTATTTACCGCACCCGACGGCAGCATGAAAAAGGTTTCGGCTTTTTGGGCGGGCAGCGACATCTGGCGCATCCGGTACAGCTCGACGATGATCGGGATACATCGGTTTGTCACGGAATGCAGCGACGGTGGAAATACCGGCTTAAACGGCGTGACGGGTGAAGTTGAAGTAACGCCCTACATCGGTAAGAATCCGCTCTATCTGCACGGTGCAATTCGAAAGAACAACGGCAACAAATACCTCGAACACGCGGACGGTACGCCTTTTTTCTGGCTCGGAGACACTTGGTGGATGGCCTTCACGACCCGTCTCGACTGGCCCGACGGTTTTAAAACACTGACTGCCGACCGCGTCGAAAAGGGATTTTCGGTGGTTCAAATTATCGCGGGGCTTTATCCCGACATGGAGCCGTTCGACGAGCGCGGCGCGAACGAAGCGGGTTTCCCGTGGGACCCGGAATTTAATGCGATCAATCCGGCCTACTTTGATGCAGCTGATAAAAAGATTCAATATCTGATCGAACAAGGCATCGTACCCTGTATCGTGGGCTGCTGGGGCTTTTTCACGGGCTTCGCGGGCGTTGAGAACATCCGCAGGCACTGGGATTACCTGATTGCGCGCTGGGCGGCCTATCCGGTCGTCTGGTGCCTCGCCGGCGAAGCCAACATGGCGTTTTATGACGACCCTGATCTAGTCTCGGGCAAGATCACCTATGAGCAATATATTCAAAAAGCCCGCCGTGAATGGACCGAATTGACGCGCCATGTCAAAGAAAACGACCCGTTTAAGCGGCTGATTACGATTCACCCGACCCAAAACGGGCATGAGCAATTAGAGGATGAGACCCTGCTCGATTTAGATATGCTCCAGACCGGACACGCCGGGCCGCTCTCCCTGCTGCCGACCATCAAACAGGTCAAAGCAGCAGTCGACCGCAAGAAAATGCCGGTCATTGACGCCGAAGTCAACTACGAGGGCATTTGCGGTTCGAGCGGGCCCGATATCCAGAGATACTGTTTTTGGGCCAATGTGCTCACGGGCTGCTGCGGTCACACCTACGGCGCAAACGGCATCTGGCAGCTGAACAGCATCGGTAAACCCTATGGCCCGTCTCCGCACGGTGCCACCTGGGGCGATACCCCGTGGCAGGAGGCCTATCAACTGCCCGGTTCCAAGCAGGTCGGTGAAAGCAAGAAATTTTTGACGCAGTTTCCGTGGCACAAGTTTGAACGGCATCCCGAGTGGGTTAAAAAGCCCTGCTCCTATACCGATCTCGACGGGATGTTCTGCGCGGGTATTCCCGGGGAAATCCGTGTAATTTTCTGCCCATTTTTCGGCGGTGATTTCTGGGGTGAGAACACGATTACCAACATCGAGCCGAATGTGAAATACAAAGCCATGCGTTATTATCCGATCTCCGGGGTAACTGAGGACTACGGTGTAATCACCCCGCAAGCGGACGGCAGCTGGACACCGCCGCGCAACCGCTGGTTCGGCGACCATGTGATTGTGCTGCAAAGAGCGGACTAA
- a CDS encoding Ada metal-binding domain-containing protein: MKKAITVFLILCLLLSGCVQAASSQSQNTTFSNKQVMSSVPESVLPSENSLAQSRTSHDSNSQSTQTDIGSTESGFWIRFLDVGQADSALVMCGGKYMLIDGGNAADSNLIYACLKDEGVETLDYIICTHGHEDHVGGLSGALNACGVQTVLSSCKNYDSEAFRNFLKYVEQAGAQITIPEVGDEYALADAVFTILSPSKQYEDENNNSIVFRLVYQDTSFLFMGDAEREAEADILDRGFTLESDFIKIGHHGSETSTSYVFLREVMPQYAVISVGKDNSYGHPDEAVLSRLYDADVKVFRTDQNGDILVESDGKTLHISAAKNTTGSSLAAVSVGKTSSAAETGGYIGNINTKVVHLASCGNLPAPENRVYFATLEAALAQGYTPCGNCLPDTAASAQSSAKTSSSETPVINTGQTVFIGNKNTKVVHLPTCSFLPDEQNRVYFQTYQEAVAAGYRACQKCHPDR, from the coding sequence ATGAAAAAAGCCATAACGGTATTTCTGATTTTATGCCTGTTGCTTTCGGGATGTGTTCAGGCTGCATCGTCACAATCTCAAAATACAACGTTTTCGAATAAACAGGTCATGTCATCAGTGCCGGAAAGTGTGCTTCCTTCCGAAAATTCACTTGCGCAAAGCCGGACGTCTCACGATTCAAACTCGCAGTCCACACAGACGGATATAGGGTCAACCGAGAGCGGTTTTTGGATTCGTTTTTTAGATGTCGGACAGGCTGACAGTGCACTGGTCATGTGCGGCGGAAAATATATGCTGATTGACGGCGGGAATGCCGCGGACAGTAATTTGATCTATGCTTGCCTGAAGGATGAAGGCGTTGAGACGCTGGACTATATCATCTGTACACACGGTCACGAGGATCATGTCGGCGGACTTTCGGGCGCTCTCAACGCCTGCGGGGTTCAAACCGTTCTGTCGTCGTGCAAAAATTACGATTCCGAAGCTTTCCGCAATTTTTTAAAATATGTTGAACAGGCAGGCGCTCAAATTACGATCCCCGAAGTCGGAGACGAATATGCGCTTGCTGATGCGGTATTCACGATTTTATCCCCATCGAAGCAATATGAGGATGAAAACAATAACTCCATCGTGTTTCGGTTGGTTTATCAAGATACCTCATTTTTATTCATGGGCGACGCCGAGCGGGAAGCTGAAGCGGATATTCTCGACAGGGGATTTACGCTCGAGTCTGATTTCATCAAGATCGGACACCATGGCAGCGAAACCTCGACCTCATATGTGTTTTTGCGCGAGGTGATGCCCCAATATGCCGTCATCTCCGTCGGCAAGGACAATTCCTACGGTCACCCGGATGAAGCGGTGTTGAGCCGCCTGTACGACGCCGATGTCAAAGTATTTCGTACCGATCAAAACGGTGATATCCTTGTTGAGAGCGACGGGAAAACGCTGCACATATCCGCGGCAAAGAACACCACAGGATCGTCCCTTGCGGCGGTTTCGGTTGGAAAGACCTCCTCAGCAGCCGAGACCGGCGGTTATATCGGCAATATCAATACCAAAGTGGTGCATCTGGCCTCGTGCGGCAATCTGCCCGCTCCGGAGAACCGAGTATATTTTGCGACGCTCGAAGCGGCACTGGCACAGGGATATACACCCTGCGGGAATTGTCTTCCCGATACGGCTGCATCGGCGCAAAGCAGCGCAAAAACTTCTTCTTCGGAGACGCCGGTGATCAACACCGGGCAGACCGTCTTTATCGGAAATAAAAACACCAAAGTGGTACATTTGCCGACTTGTTCCTTTCTGCCCGATGAACAAAACCGCGTCTATTTCCAGACATATCAGGAGGCCGTCGCCGCAGGATACCGCGCCTGTCAGAAGTGCCATCCGGACAGATGA